In one Candidatus Polarisedimenticolaceae bacterium genomic region, the following are encoded:
- a CDS encoding tetratricopeptide repeat protein produces MAMEAQAENALKGSVRLGNYLKRLRAGYGYSLRRVEERAKAEGGEIDNSQLSRYEKGICYPSFDKLRVLASVFNVSVQAFSDVVDLEAYEELKPIEGDPAAMVTEGNLALKAGDFGQAFAYYEFALDRLHDGTTEGGDVLIAQTRVNLAMALSRLGKLALAEQELRQALRGGPGLSTLISARALLNLANLHADQGDLLLAEIEAEKALGLAKTEEQSILAARALHTLGRVLASRQRHLEAIERYREAGTLYDTCGEPHEAVRVRINVGDSYVALGKTREGIRLLRASLAEARAIGHRRLEAQAWSNLGEACLRASDPTQAQACFRQSDALAGSPEKYPDVLFFNAYYEWKMAIDQGNPTREKIAFGRLKVLRSSLERRFPEVEAFDSFVERRRSDA; encoded by the coding sequence ATGGCGATGGAAGCCCAAGCGGAAAACGCACTCAAAGGGAGCGTGCGCCTCGGGAACTACCTGAAGCGGCTCCGGGCTGGGTACGGGTACTCGCTCAGGAGGGTCGAGGAGCGCGCCAAGGCCGAAGGCGGCGAAATCGACAACTCTCAGCTCTCCCGGTATGAAAAGGGGATCTGTTATCCCTCGTTCGACAAGCTTCGCGTCCTGGCCAGCGTCTTCAACGTTTCGGTTCAGGCGTTCTCCGACGTCGTCGACCTGGAAGCTTATGAAGAACTGAAGCCGATCGAGGGTGATCCGGCCGCCATGGTCACGGAAGGCAATCTCGCGCTGAAGGCCGGCGACTTCGGCCAGGCTTTCGCGTACTACGAGTTCGCCCTCGACCGCCTTCACGACGGCACGACCGAGGGCGGGGACGTGCTCATCGCACAAACCCGGGTCAATCTCGCCATGGCGCTCTCGCGCCTCGGCAAGCTCGCGCTCGCGGAACAGGAGCTTCGCCAGGCGCTTCGCGGCGGGCCCGGCCTCAGCACGCTCATCAGCGCCCGCGCGCTGCTCAATCTGGCGAATCTCCACGCGGACCAGGGTGACTTGCTCCTCGCGGAGATCGAGGCTGAAAAGGCTCTCGGATTAGCGAAAACCGAGGAGCAGAGCATCCTCGCCGCGCGTGCGCTCCACACCCTCGGGCGCGTCCTCGCCTCCCGGCAGCGGCATCTCGAGGCGATCGAGCGGTACCGCGAGGCCGGAACGCTCTACGACACCTGCGGCGAGCCGCATGAAGCCGTGCGCGTCCGCATCAACGTCGGCGACAGCTACGTCGCCTTGGGCAAGACGAGGGAAGGGATCCGGCTGCTCCGGGCATCCTTGGCCGAAGCGCGGGCGATCGGACACCGCCGCCTCGAAGCCCAAGCGTGGAGCAATCTGGGCGAAGCGTGCCTGCGCGCCTCGGACCCCACCCAGGCCCAAGCGTGCTTCCGGCAGTCCGATGCGCTTGCCGGCTCGCCCGAGAAGTACCCCGACGTCCTGTTTTTCAACGCGTACTACGAATGGAAGATGGCGATCGATCAGGGGAACCCGACACGGGAAAAGATCGCTTTCGGACGGCTCAAGGTGCTCCGTTCGAGCCTCGAGCGCCGATTCCCCGAGGTGGAAGCTTTCGATTCGTTCGTCGAAAGGAGGCGGAGCGATGCTTGA
- a CDS encoding ATP-binding protein: MAQIFSRGRAWIPPGGGETVRAFAIFAALLAGLVWTAHAASLGDVRRLAVQIELQKGTREARHVADAIAALGRGPTGIDFYRIQQNRPMITGWIQDRLARQPDFSWVEIRDRFQIPIAQVRSSLAAAHAATLSAEYTLVVAGIPQGDVRVGISTDAIDRDIERLQRSLRNKVISVAAIGAILLVLGFAYVLHLIRKNRALERARQSTARAAFRGVVGSGLAHEIRNPLNSMNMNLQMLEEELQGVPGLEGGEHVEMLRSMQGEIKRIKNLIDNFLQYARPAPAQFEVKSLNDALTTIARFLQADFRRSGVDLALDLEPLLPTVEFDEAQIRQALLNILGNARQVVAEGGHVRLTSRAGSGGEVLVEVADDGPGIPPDMLDRIFEPFFSKRAGGTGLGLAIARQMIETHGGRIEVESHLGRGTTFRIRLPRRHDAAASVTPGRAR; this comes from the coding sequence ATGGCGCAAATCTTCTCTCGCGGACGGGCTTGGATCCCTCCCGGTGGCGGCGAGACGGTCCGGGCCTTCGCCATTTTTGCCGCGCTCTTGGCGGGGCTGGTCTGGACCGCCCACGCGGCCTCCCTCGGCGACGTCCGGCGGCTCGCCGTCCAGATCGAGCTTCAGAAGGGGACGCGGGAGGCGAGACACGTCGCCGATGCCATCGCAGCGCTCGGGCGGGGGCCCACCGGGATCGACTTCTACCGGATCCAGCAAAACCGCCCGATGATCACCGGCTGGATTCAGGACCGTCTCGCTCGGCAGCCCGACTTCAGCTGGGTCGAGATACGGGACCGGTTCCAGATTCCGATCGCGCAGGTGCGCTCGTCCCTCGCGGCCGCCCATGCCGCGACGCTCTCCGCGGAGTACACGCTCGTCGTCGCCGGGATTCCGCAGGGCGATGTGCGGGTCGGCATCTCGACCGACGCGATCGATCGCGACATCGAGCGGCTCCAGCGCTCGCTCCGGAACAAGGTCATCTCGGTCGCCGCAATCGGGGCGATCCTCCTCGTCCTCGGCTTCGCGTACGTCCTCCATCTGATCCGGAAGAACCGCGCGCTCGAGCGCGCGCGTCAATCCACCGCGCGCGCGGCCTTTCGCGGCGTCGTCGGCTCGGGGCTGGCGCACGAGATCCGCAATCCTCTGAACTCGATGAACATGAACCTGCAGATGCTCGAGGAGGAGCTGCAGGGCGTGCCCGGGCTCGAAGGGGGCGAGCACGTCGAGATGCTTCGCTCGATGCAGGGGGAGATCAAGCGGATCAAGAACCTGATCGACAATTTCCTCCAGTACGCCCGCCCGGCGCCCGCGCAGTTCGAGGTCAAGAGCCTGAACGACGCGCTCACGACGATCGCGCGGTTTCTCCAGGCGGACTTCCGCCGGAGCGGGGTCGATCTCGCGCTCGACCTCGAGCCGCTCCTCCCGACCGTGGAGTTCGACGAGGCGCAGATTCGCCAGGCGCTGCTCAACATCCTCGGCAACGCGCGGCAGGTCGTTGCGGAGGGCGGCCACGTGCGCCTCACGTCGCGTGCGGGGTCCGGGGGCGAGGTCCTCGTCGAGGTCGCGGACGACGGTCCGGGAATCCCGCCCGACATGCTCGACCGGATCTTCGAGCCGTTCTTCTCGAAGCGCGCCGGCGGGACCGGTCTGGGCCTGGCGATCGCACGACAGATGATCGAGACCCACGGTGGACGGATCGAGGTCGAGAGCCATCTCGGCCGGGGAACGACCTTCCGGATCCGGCTGCCGCGCCGCCACGATGCCGCCGCGTCCGTCACGCCGGGGCGCGCACGGTGA
- the ligA gene encoding NAD-dependent DNA ligase LigA, with translation MSGTRPEAERRAAELRERIAHHRRRYYLDDAPEISDAEYDTLERELRAIEAAFPDLVTVDSPTQTVGGEAAPSLPHAPHRSPLLSLDNVYSLDELKAWDDRLRRAAGRPVDAYVVEPKIDGLSIAVWYRDGRLERALTRGDGVVGEDVSANVRAIEAVPKRLVGAPSFVEARGEIFFPRASFQALNAARAEAGLAPFANPRNAAAGTLRMQDVKVTASRRLDVFFYFLAGIEGAAAPASQSAALARLAELGLPTNPENATRRTLEEVIVRIGEIQAARGGLPYEIDGAVVKADAHDVQAAAGMTSKFPRWAVAFKYPADQAETTVRAITVHVGRTGALTPVAELAPVVLAGTTVSRASLHNEDEIARKDVRVGDTVVIEKAGEIIPQVLHVVVERRPETAVPFVMPKVCPACGSEAVREEGEVASRCTGVACPAKRREALLHFASRTGMDIQGLGDALVAQLLEKNLVADVADLYALPVETLAGLERMGKKSAANVIAELDASKARPLHRLLFALGIRHVGERAARVLASAFGSIEALGKASVEALEATREVGPKTAAAVRTFFDQETNRDLLRRLGEAGLTMEAAPEERSPALAESPFTGKTVVLTGTLPAMGREEAKALVESLGGRVAGSVSAKTDMVVAGEDAGSKLEKARALGVRVVGPDEFAELLAASIPRRA, from the coding sequence GTGAGCGGGACCCGCCCCGAGGCGGAGAGGCGCGCCGCGGAGCTTCGCGAGCGGATCGCGCACCACCGGCGGAGGTACTACCTCGACGACGCGCCGGAGATCTCCGACGCCGAGTACGACACGCTCGAGCGGGAGCTCCGCGCGATCGAAGCGGCGTTCCCCGACCTCGTGACGGTCGACTCGCCGACGCAGACCGTCGGAGGAGAAGCGGCGCCGTCGCTTCCGCACGCGCCCCATCGCTCTCCGCTCCTGTCCCTCGACAACGTCTACTCGTTGGACGAGCTGAAGGCCTGGGACGATCGCCTGCGCCGGGCCGCCGGCCGGCCGGTCGACGCCTACGTCGTCGAGCCGAAGATCGACGGCCTCTCGATCGCCGTCTGGTACCGGGACGGGCGCCTCGAGCGCGCGCTCACGCGTGGAGACGGTGTGGTCGGTGAGGACGTTTCGGCCAACGTGCGTGCGATCGAGGCCGTGCCCAAGCGCCTCGTCGGCGCCCCGAGCTTCGTCGAGGCGCGCGGTGAGATCTTCTTCCCGCGCGCGTCGTTCCAGGCGCTGAACGCGGCGCGCGCCGAGGCCGGTCTCGCGCCTTTCGCGAATCCGCGGAACGCGGCCGCGGGGACCCTTCGAATGCAGGATGTGAAGGTCACCGCGTCGCGACGCCTCGACGTCTTTTTCTACTTCCTTGCGGGGATCGAAGGGGCTGCGGCCCCGGCGTCGCAGAGCGCTGCGCTCGCGCGGCTCGCGGAGCTGGGTCTTCCCACGAATCCGGAGAACGCGACGCGCAGGACGCTCGAGGAGGTCATCGTACGGATCGGCGAGATCCAGGCGGCGCGCGGCGGCCTCCCGTACGAGATCGACGGCGCCGTCGTGAAGGCCGACGCTCACGACGTCCAGGCGGCCGCCGGCATGACGAGCAAGTTCCCGCGGTGGGCCGTCGCGTTCAAGTACCCGGCCGATCAGGCGGAAACGACGGTGCGCGCGATCACCGTCCACGTCGGCCGGACCGGAGCTCTGACACCGGTCGCCGAGCTGGCGCCGGTCGTGCTCGCGGGAACCACCGTGTCGCGGGCTTCACTCCACAACGAGGACGAGATCGCCCGCAAGGATGTCCGCGTCGGTGACACCGTCGTCATCGAGAAGGCGGGCGAGATCATCCCGCAGGTCCTCCACGTCGTCGTCGAGCGCCGCCCCGAGACCGCCGTGCCGTTCGTCATGCCGAAGGTCTGCCCCGCGTGCGGCTCAGAGGCGGTGCGCGAGGAGGGCGAGGTCGCGAGCCGCTGCACCGGGGTCGCCTGTCCGGCCAAACGTCGCGAGGCGCTCCTCCACTTTGCCTCGCGCACCGGGATGGACATCCAGGGGCTCGGTGACGCGCTCGTCGCCCAGCTCCTCGAGAAGAACCTCGTCGCCGACGTCGCCGATCTCTACGCGCTGCCGGTCGAGACGCTGGCCGGCCTCGAGCGGATGGGGAAGAAGTCGGCCGCGAACGTCATCGCGGAGCTCGACGCGTCGAAGGCGCGGCCGCTGCACCGCCTCCTCTTCGCGCTCGGCATCCGCCACGTCGGCGAGCGTGCCGCGCGCGTGCTCGCGTCGGCCTTCGGCTCGATCGAGGCGCTCGGGAAAGCTTCGGTCGAGGCGCTCGAGGCGACGCGAGAGGTCGGGCCCAAGACCGCCGCCGCGGTCCGTACGTTCTTCGACCAGGAGACGAACCGCGACCTCCTCCGGCGTCTCGGCGAGGCCGGGCTCACGATGGAAGCGGCCCCCGAGGAACGCTCGCCGGCGCTGGCCGAGAGTCCGTTCACAGGCAAGACCGTCGTTCTCACCGGAACGCTGCCGGCGATGGGCCGCGAAGAGGCGAAGGCGCTCGTCGAGTCGCTCGGCGGGCGCGTGGCGGGATCCGTGAGCGCCAAGACCGACATGGTCGTCGCCGGCGAGGACGCCGGCAGCAAGCTCGAGAAGGCGCGTGCCCTGGGCGTCCGCGTCGTCGGCCCGGACGAATTCGCCGAGCTTCTGGCTGCTAGTATCCCCCGGCGGGCATGA
- a CDS encoding sigma-54 dependent transcriptional regulator yields MSDVIHVVVIEDEQPSRESYERALSKIGYKVTGFGQAAPALDFLRAHRDVVLVVTDLIMPGIDGFGVLAAAREIDPEIGVLMITGHGSVESAVDAMKRGAEDYLTKPVDVFELRKRASAIVEKRLLSRRVVELESRLVEKFGSLVGHSKPMEALFRQMDLVSPTRSNVLIVGESGTGKELVANALHDNSPRKDARFLPINCAAIPAEILESELFGHERGSFTGATGRKIGKFELADRGTLFLDEIGELPLDMQVKLLRVLETREFMRVGGTENIRVDIRLVAATNADLEAAVERGAFRSDLYYRLKVVTLRIPPLRERREDIPLLATHFLTAFAKENEREGMKFAPEAMRALMEARWEGNVRELRNLVESLVVLTPTVEIGLQDLPDELRATQTSTGPAELDAATATRPAPPATPPGAVLTMDEIERRAILAALERTGGNRTQAAEMLGIGLRTLQRKLKEYKVAGYADIES; encoded by the coding sequence ATGAGCGATGTCATCCACGTCGTCGTCATCGAGGACGAGCAGCCGAGCCGCGAGAGCTACGAGCGCGCGCTCTCGAAGATCGGCTACAAGGTCACGGGCTTCGGCCAGGCCGCGCCCGCGCTCGACTTCCTCCGCGCGCACCGCGACGTCGTCCTGGTCGTGACCGACCTCATCATGCCGGGCATCGACGGCTTTGGCGTCCTCGCCGCGGCGCGTGAGATCGACCCCGAGATCGGCGTGCTCATGATCACGGGACACGGCTCCGTCGAGTCGGCGGTCGACGCGATGAAACGGGGCGCCGAGGACTACCTCACCAAGCCGGTCGACGTCTTCGAGCTCAGGAAGCGCGCGTCGGCGATCGTCGAGAAGCGGCTGCTCAGCCGGCGCGTCGTCGAGCTCGAGAGCCGCCTCGTCGAGAAATTCGGCAGCCTCGTCGGCCATTCGAAGCCGATGGAGGCGCTCTTCCGCCAGATGGACCTCGTCTCGCCGACGCGGTCGAACGTGCTCATCGTCGGCGAGTCCGGGACCGGCAAGGAGCTCGTCGCCAACGCGCTCCACGACAACTCGCCGCGCAAGGACGCGCGGTTCCTTCCGATCAACTGCGCCGCGATTCCTGCGGAAATCCTCGAGTCGGAGCTGTTCGGCCACGAGCGCGGCTCGTTCACCGGCGCGACCGGACGCAAGATCGGGAAGTTCGAGCTCGCGGATCGCGGCACGCTCTTTCTCGACGAAATCGGGGAGCTGCCGCTCGACATGCAGGTCAAGCTCCTCCGCGTCTTGGAGACGCGCGAGTTCATGCGCGTCGGCGGCACGGAGAACATCCGCGTCGACATCCGGCTGGTCGCGGCGACGAACGCGGATCTCGAGGCGGCGGTCGAGCGCGGCGCGTTCCGGAGCGACCTCTACTACCGGCTCAAGGTCGTGACCCTGCGCATCCCGCCGCTTCGAGAGCGTCGCGAGGACATCCCGCTCCTCGCCACCCACTTCCTGACGGCGTTCGCGAAGGAGAACGAGCGGGAGGGGATGAAGTTCGCGCCGGAGGCGATGCGCGCGCTCATGGAGGCGCGCTGGGAAGGGAACGTCCGCGAGCTGCGCAACTTGGTCGAGAGCCTCGTCGTGCTCACACCGACCGTCGAGATCGGTCTGCAAGACCTGCCCGACGAGCTGCGGGCGACGCAGACCTCGACCGGGCCGGCGGAGCTTGACGCCGCCACCGCCACGCGCCCGGCGCCGCCCGCCACCCCACCGGGCGCGGTCCTCACCATGGACGAGATCGAGCGGCGCGCCATCCTCGCGGCGCTCGAGCGCACCGGCGGGAACCGGACGCAGGCCGCGGAGATGCTCGGGATCGGCCTGCGTACGCTCCAGCGCAAGCTGAAGGAGTACAAGGTTGCCGGGTATGCGGACATCGAGTCCTGA
- a CDS encoding response regulator — protein MTPLGHHQYTVLVVDDDTSVLDCYRKLLGRAGYRTLVESNPRKVLTEGRDLGEVDLLLVDYKMPEMDGLSLLAELRRREFRARCILVSAFLNDAVRQQARHLGVDQILEKPVDVGSLRTVMTELLPTDGSQAANLAG, from the coding sequence ATGACACCGCTCGGGCACCATCAGTACACGGTTTTGGTCGTCGACGACGACACCTCGGTGCTCGATTGCTACCGCAAGCTGCTCGGACGTGCCGGCTACCGCACCCTCGTCGAGAGCAACCCGCGCAAGGTCCTGACCGAAGGCCGCGACCTGGGCGAGGTCGACCTGCTCCTCGTCGATTACAAGATGCCCGAGATGGACGGCCTCAGCTTGCTCGCGGAGCTCCGGCGCCGGGAGTTCCGGGCGCGCTGCATCCTCGTCTCGGCGTTCTTGAACGACGCCGTTCGCCAGCAGGCGCGTCACCTCGGAGTCGACCAGATCCTCGAGAAGCCGGTCGACGTCGGCTCACTCCGCACGGTGATGACGGAGCTTCTTCCGACCGACGGGTCTCAGGCGGCGAACCTCGCCGGCTGA